A stretch of the Lactuca sativa cultivar Salinas chromosome 9, Lsat_Salinas_v11, whole genome shotgun sequence genome encodes the following:
- the LOC111879367 gene encoding uncharacterized protein LOC111879367 has product MSIFLHPGGGKTYKNFKDDDYPNLLHCPFPDESYNLLRHYFITNKKEFITMIKEEEHGGEMLNHFSHQHPLILLDTHARQTSVLGNKSIVLHDPMKKIQVLCDACLKPITEMPFYKCSEISSCGFVLHEWCARLPSQIQHHPGHPEHVLVLMSKNPQRLMGLFFCYSCRLYGNSFAYGCTACNYYVDINCAFLPKEIAHEAHPGHLLSRIDASPADVSKKLCNSCYCYLTNCNIAFHCPSCDFYLDTECALLLPGMMRHKFDDVIIHFACLKHQKIFSVGITLL; this is encoded by the exons ATGTCAATCTTCTTACACCCAG GTGGTGGCAAGACTTATAAAAATTTCAAAGACGATGATTATCCTAATCTTCTCCACTGTCCATTTCCGGATGAAAGTTACAACCTTCTCAGAcactattttataacaaataagaAAGAGTTTATTACTATGATTAAAGAAGAAGAGCATGGCGGTGAAATGCTCAACCATTTTAGTCATCAACACCCACTGATTCTTTTAGATACACACGCGCGACAAACATCAGTACTTGGAAACAAATCAATTGTTCTCCACGACCCCATGAAGAAAATTCAAGTATTATGTGACGCTTGTTTGAAACCAATTACGGAAATGCCATTTTATAAGTGTTCTGAAATAAGTAGTTGTGGTTTTGTTCTTCATGAGTGGTGTGCCAGGCTACCTTCCCAAATACAACACCACCCGGGCCATCCAGAGCATGTGCTTGTTCTCATGTCAAAGAACCCTCAGCGGTTAATGGGTTTATTTTTCTGTTACAGTTGTCGTTTATATGGCAATAGTTTCGCATATGGATGCACTGCATGTAACTATTATGTGGATATCAATTGTGCATTCCTACCTAAAGAAATCGCACACGAAGCTCACCCAGGCCATCTCCTCTCAAGAATCGATGCTTCTCCAGCTGATGTATCAAAAAAATTATGCAATTCATGTTATTGTTACTTGACAAATTGCAATATCGCTTTCCATTGCCCCTCTTGTGATTTCTACTTGGATACAGAGTGTGCCTTGTTGTTGCCTGGAATGATGAGGCACAAGTTTGATGATGTTATTATTCATTTTGCctgtttaaaacaccaaaagatttTTTCTGTTGGGATTACCTTGCTTTAG